Within Sphingomonas morindae, the genomic segment CGACGGATCGTTTCCCACGACACCGCTCGACTCCCCCGATATCCGCTTTGCCCATGCCGGCGTTCGCGCTCCATCCATGAAAGATGGCGAACCCCCTTCAGCGGCCATGGGCGGTATCTGCTAACCTGCATCAGCTTTTCGGCGCGATTATAGCGCAATTTGGTCCGTCCGGCGTCAGAAATCGTGCATCCGGCCTGCTGCCCATCGTAGATACGGCGTCCGCTGCGGCTCTTTGCGGCCGGCGCATCCTCACGGGTCCGAGCGGGGCGGGGTGGCCAGCGTCGCGTCGAAAAAGGCCTGGGTCGCGTGATAGGCGGCGCGCCAGTCGGCCAGGCGGAGAAAGCCGTGGCGCTCGTCGGGCAGCACCAGCGTGCGGACCGGCACGCCGCGCGCGGTGAGCGCCCGCGCCAGCAGCAGCGACTGGCCGAAATCGACGTTGCGATCGTCATCGCCATGGACCAGCAGCACCGGCGACCGCCAGCGCGCCACGGCGGCGAGCGGCGAGGCCTGCCACTGCACGCGCTGCGCCGCCGCCCCGGCCTCGGGCGAGAGGCCGGGATCGGGCGGTCGGACCAGCGTATGGACGCCATGGAAATCGGCGCCGGCGGCGAACAGCGCGCTGTCGCGGGCCAGCGCCAGCGCGGTGAGATAGCCGCCCCAGCTGCCGCCCCACAGCCCCAGCCGGCGCGCATCCACCTCGGGCCGCGCCGCCAGCCACTGGCCGGCGGCGCGCACATCCTGATATTCGGCGGCGCCGGCGCGGCCGATGCCGGGCGCCTCGCGAAAGCGCAGCCCATAGCCCGTGCCGCTGCGATAATTGACCGCCAGCACCGCATAGCCCGACGCCGCCAGATGCCGGTTGAAGGCATAGGCCCGGGCGTAATAGCCGAGCGGATGATAGCCGAGCAGCATCTGCCGGCGCGGGCCGCCATGCACGAACACCAGCGCCGGATGCGGCCCCGCGCCGGCGGGCGGAAAATAGACTCCGTGCACCGTCATACCGTCGGCGGCGGTGAAGAGGACCGGGCGCGGCATCGGCCCCGCCGGCGCGATGGCGGGCGGCCGCAGCGGCGGCAGGCCGGTCGCGGCCAGGGCCGGATAGCCCGGATGCCGCGCATCGGCGGCGATCAGCGCGAGCCGGTCGCCGGCAAAGGCGGGCGCGGTCTCGAGTCCCTGGCCGGTCCCAATCCGCCGCGCCGGGCCCGCGCCGGGCACCAGCCGCCAGACATGGCGACGCTCGGCATCGCCCGCATTGCTGGCAAAGGCGAGGCTGCGGCCATCGGCGGCGACGCGCAGGCTCTCCACCTCGCCGATACCGGGGGTGAGATCGCGCGGCGCGGCGCGGCCCGCCGGATCGATCGCCCAGAGATGCAGCCAGCCGCCGGCTTCCCAGGGGAGGATAAGCGTGCCGTCCGCAAGCCAGGCGAGGCTCGATCCCGCCAGCCCCTGGAAGCGACCGCCCGGCCCGGCCGGCGCCCGCCACACCGTGCGGCTGGTGCCGCGCGCGAGATCGGCGATCGCGACCGACCACCAGCCACCCGCATCGGGCGCGGCGTCGGCCGGAGGCGTCGCCACGCGAAGATAGGCGAGGCTTCGCCCATCGGCGGAAAAGACGGGCTCCCAGGCCTTGTCGAAGCCGGTGTCGAGATAGTCGATGCGCGGATCGCCCGGACGGATCAGCCCGAGCAGATCATGGCCGTCGCGTGCCTCGACAAAGGCGAGCCGGGTGCCATCGGGCGACCAGCGCAGCTGGACCGGCGTACCGGGCAGGGTGGCGATCCGCTCGGCGCCGCTCTCGGCGCGCCACAGCCACAGCGCGTGGCGGGCGAGGAAGGCGATGCGCGTGCCATCCGGCGAGAAGAGCGGATCATGGCCCGCGCCGATCCGCAGCGGCACGCCGCCCGTCGCCGCCACGCGCCACACTTCGGCGGCGGGCGGCGTGGCCAGCCGATCGGCATTGGGCGGCG encodes:
- a CDS encoding S9 family peptidase; translation: MMPPAPARRTARLALLAGLALGAAPPPAADPLDAVLALPRTASLAGAAAAPRFAWIDEADGLAALWTALPGAPPQRLAIAASEGEPLADVALAPDGAAIAFTRGGDEEFPDAPPNADRLATPPAAEVWRVAATGGVPLRIGAGHDPLFSPDGTRIAFLARHALWLWRAESGAERIATLPGTPVQLRWSPDGTRLAFVEARDGHDLLGLIRPGDPRIDYLDTGFDKAWEPVFSADGRSLAYLRVATPPADAAPDAGGWWSVAIADLARGTSRTVWRAPAGPGGRFQGLAGSSLAWLADGTLILPWEAGGWLHLWAIDPAGRAAPRDLTPGIGEVESLRVAADGRSLAFASNAGDAERRHVWRLVPGAGPARRIGTGQGLETAPAFAGDRLALIAADARHPGYPALAATGLPPLRPPAIAPAGPMPRPVLFTAADGMTVHGVYFPPAGAGPHPALVFVHGGPRRQMLLGYHPLGYYARAYAFNRHLAASGYAVLAVNYRSGTGYGLRFREAPGIGRAGAAEYQDVRAAGQWLAARPEVDARRLGLWGGSWGGYLTALALARDSALFAAGADFHGVHTLVRPPDPGLSPEAGAAAQRVQWQASPLAAVARWRSPVLLVHGDDDRNVDFGQSLLLARALTARGVPVRTLVLPDERHGFLRLADWRAAYHATQAFFDATLATPPRSDP